A portion of the Poecile atricapillus isolate bPoeAtr1 chromosome 7, bPoeAtr1.hap1, whole genome shotgun sequence genome contains these proteins:
- the PTGS2 gene encoding prostaglandin G/H synthase 2 — MCSRGRHLELPSQPRQPSPAMPLLPLALLAALLAAGRAANPCCSNPCQNRGVCMSAGPDRYECDCTRTGYYGQNCTTPEFFTWLRLALKPSPNTVHYILTHYQGAWNIINNIPFLRDTIMRYVLTSRSHLIDSPPTYNSDYSYKSWEAYSNLSYYTRSLPPVGLDCPTPMGVKGKKELPDSNLIVEKFLLRRKFIPDPQGTNVMFTFFAQHFTHQFFKTDHKRGPAFTRALGHGVDLNHIYGETLERQLKLRLRKDGKLKYQMINGEMYPPTVRDTQAEMLYPPHVPEHLQFSVGQEVFGLVPGLMMYATIWLREHNRVCDVLKRQHPDWDDEQLFQTTRLILIGETIKIVIEDYVQHLSGYHFKLKFDPELLFNQRFQYQNRIAAEFNTLYHWHPLLPDTFQIHDQEYTFQQFLYNNSIMLEHGLSHMVKSFSKQSAGRVAGGKNVPAAVQKVAKASIDQSRQMRYQSLNEYRKRFMLKPFRSFEELTGEKEMAAELEELYGDIDAMELYPGLLVEKPRPGAIFGETMVELGAPFSLKGLMGNAICSPEYWKPSTFGGKVGFDIVNTASLQKLICNNVKGCPFTAFHILPPEPTEATINVSTSKTAMEDINPTLLLKERSAEL; from the exons ATGTGCAGCAGGGGACGGCACTTGGAGCTGCCGAGCCAGCCCCgccagcccagccccgccaTGCCGCTGctgcccctggccctgctggccgCGCTGCTGGCCGCCGGCCGCGCCG CCAACCCTTGCTGCTCGAACCCCTGCCAGAACAGAGGTGTCTGCATGAGCGCTGGGCCAGATCGCTACGAGTGCGACTGCACCAGGACAGGCTACTACGGGCAGAACTGCACCACAC CGGAATTCTTCACGTGGCTGAGGCTAGCACTGAAACCATCACCAAACACTGTCCACTACATCCTCACCCACTACCAAGGAGCCTGGAATATCATCAACAACATTCCCTTCCTACGGGACACTATTATGAGATATGTACTAACCT CAAGATCACACTTGATTGACAGCCCACCAACTTACAATAGTGACTACAGTTACAAAAGCTGGGAAGCTTATTCCAATCTTTCCTACTACACGAGAAGCCTTCCACCAGTAGGACTTGACTGCCCAACACCAATGGGTGTTAAAG GCAAGAAAGAGCTCCCAGATTCAAATCTGATTGTGGAGAAGTTTTTGCTGAGGAGAAAGTTTATTCCTGACCCGCAAGGCACAAATGTGATGTTCACGTTCTTTGCCCAGCACTTCACCCACCAGTTCTTCAAGACGGACCACAAGCGAGGCCCTGCCTTCACCAGAGCGCTCGGCCACGGG GTTGACTTGAACCACATTTATGGAGAGACTCTGGAGAGACAACTTAAACTGAGGCTTCGAAAGGATGGAAAGCTAAAATACCAG ATGATCAATGGAGAAATGTACCCGCCGACGGTGCGGGACACACAGGCAGAGATGCTGTACCCACCCCATGTGCCTGAGCACCTGCAGTtctctgtggggcaggaggtgTTCGGGCTGGTGCCAGGGCTGATGATGTATGCCACGATCTGGCTGCGTGAGCACAACCGCGTCTGCGACGTGCTCAAGCGCCAGCACCCCGACTGGGACGACGAGCAGCTCTTCCAGACCACCCGTCTCATACTGATAG GAGAGACAATCAAGATCGTTATAGAGGACTATGTGCAGCACCTGAGTGGGTACCACTTCAAGCTGAAGTTTGACCCCGAGCTGCTGTTCAACCAGAGGTTCCAGTACCAGAACCGCATTGCAGCCGAATTCAACACCCTGTACCACTGGCACCCACTGCTGCCTGACACCTTCCAGATCCATGACCAGGAGTACACCTTCCAGCAGTTCTTGTACAACAACTCCATCATGCTGGAGCATGGACTCTCCCATATGGTCAAATCTTTCTCCAAGCAAAGTGCTGGCAGG GTTGCTGGTGGGAAGAATGTTCCTGCTGCAGTACAGAAAGTGGCAAAGGCCTCCATTGACCAAAGCAGACAGATGAGGTACCAGTCCTTGAACGAGTACAGGAAACGCTTCATGCTGAAACCATTCCGATCCTTCGAAGAGCTTACAG gagaaaaagagatggcagcggagctggaggagctgtaCGGGGACATTGATGCCATGGAGCTGTACCCAGGCCTGCTGGTGGAGAAGCCCCGGCCCGGGGCCATCTTTGGCGAGACCATGGTGGAATTGGGGGCACCATTCTCCCTGAAGGGTCTGATGGGCAATGCCATCTGCTCCCCTGAGTACTGGAAGCCCAGCACCTTCGGGGGCAAGGTGGGCTTTGACATCGTCAACACAGCCTCCCTGCAGAAGCTCATCTGCAACAACGTGAAGGGCTGTCCCTTCACTGCCTTCCACATCCTGCCTCCTGAGCCCACCGAGGCCACGATTAATGTTAGTACCTCAAAAACTGCCATGGAAGATATCAACCCCACGCTTCTGCTGAAAGAGCGCTCTGCCGAGCTGTAG